Proteins encoded in a region of the Nicotiana tomentosiformis chromosome 9, ASM39032v3, whole genome shotgun sequence genome:
- the LOC104090641 gene encoding pentatricopeptide repeat-containing protein At5g18950: MARPPFFVTSLCTRNSPIRNLSIAGTNSGIEGEVAAQDPDQSSPENHQNAQQSFVEIAKDVCKVIRTRPRWEQTLLSDFPTVNFIDPRFYTEVLKAQKNALLSLRFYYWLSSQNEFSRDQFSDEEIFSGLVQAKAASAAKYFRQNMNFVPQPSCLEAYIECLCANELIEDALDVFTELRGLGHCPSLKIWNSALSDSIRAGRTDVVWKLYEDMTDLGVVAGVDTIGYLIQAFCMENNVPKGHQLLRQVLESGHAPNNVAFNKLIYESCKSGDYFRLSALLHAMIATNCSPDIFTYQQVIQGLCETRKRREAFRIFNDLKNRGYAPDIVMYTTMINGLCKMKLLGDARKLWFEMIQKGFNPNEYTYNTLIHGYLTTNHLSEAESLYKQMRDKGYGETTVTYNTMIYGLCLYGRVEEAQNLFIEMAKKGLLHDVITYNSLIQGFCKNGKIAEGLQFLYELLKQGLQPSPATYTVLIEKLCEVGHVEEAKSLWNDMHYRGVKPAASTQDSIILGLIKQGYVTEGVDWLSSMLKSELRPRRKTFEKLIYHLSQADKLDNSLFILDYMLRLGYAVRESIFRSLVNKLCKDNSHHIEMQVGNIVCAIQGG; this comes from the coding sequence ATGGCTAGACCTCCATTTTTTGTCACAAGCTTGTGCACCCGCAATTCTCCAATCCGTAACCTTAGTATTGCTGGAACTAATAGCGGGATTGAAGGTGAAGTTGCTGCACAAGACCCAGATCAATCAAGTCCAGAGAATCATCAAAATGCACAACAGAGCTTTGTTGAGATAGCTAAAGATGTTTGCAAAGTCATCCGGACACGACCAAGATGGGAACAAACATTGTTATCTGATTTCCCCACTGTTAATTTTATTGATCCAAGATTCTATACTGAGGTTTTGAAGGCACAAAAGAATGCTCTGTTGTCGCTTCGGTTTTATTATTGGCTTAGTTCTCAAAATGAATTTTCGAGGGATCAGTTCTCGGACGAAGAAATATTTAGTGGGCTTGTACAAGCCAAGGCTGCCAGTGCTGCTAAATATTTTCGACAAAATATGAACTTTGTGCCTCAACCTAGTTGTTTGGAGGCCTACATTGAGTGTCTTTGTGCAAATGAATTGATTGAGGACGCCCTCGATGTGTTTACTGAATTGAGAGGTCTTGGCCACTGCCCATCATTGAAAATTTGGAATTCAGCCCTTTCAGATTCTATTCGAGCTGGAAGAACTGACGTTGTCTGGAAATTGTATGAGGATATGACAGATCTCGGTGTTGTAGCAGGTGTTGATACGATTGGGTACTTGATTCAAGCTTTTTGTATGGAGAACAATGTTCCAAAAGGTCATCAACTTCTTCGACAGGTCTTGGAATCTGGGCATGCCCCTAATAATGTTGCTTTTAATAAACTGATTTATGAATCATGCAAGAGCGGAGATTACTTTAGACTGTCAGCTCTTCTCCACGCAATGATTGCAACTAATTGTTCTCCCGATATATTCACTTATCAGCAAGTTATTCAGGGACTATGTGAAACAAGAAAGAGGCGTGAAGCTTTTCGGATATTTAATGATCTAAAGAATAGGGGCTATGCTCCTGATATCGTTATGTATACAACAATGATTAATGGTCTCTGTAAGATGAAATTGCTTGGAGATGCCCGGAAATTATggtttgagatgattcaaaaggGATTCAATCCTAATGAGTATACATATAACACACTGATCCATGGGTATTTAACAACTAACCATCTAAGTGAAGCTGAAAGTCTGTATAAGCAAATGCGTGATAAAGGATATGGAGAGACCACAGTGACATATAACACCATGATTTATGGGTTGTGTCTTTATGGAAGAGTAGAAGAAGCTCAGAACTTGTTCATCGAAATGGCTAAGAAAGGTCTTCTCCATGATGTGATCACATACAATTCTCTAATTCAGGGTTTCTGCAAGAATGGGAAGATAGCTGAAGGGCTTCAATTTTTATATGAACTTCTAAAGCAGGGGTTGCAACCATCACCCGCTACTTATACAGTGTTAATTGAGAAACTGTGTGAGGTCGGCCATGTTGAGGAAGCAAAATCATTGTGGAACGATATGCACTATAGAGGTGTTAAACCTGCAGCGTCGACTCAGGATTCTATTATACTCGGATTGATCAAGCAAGGATATGTAACAGAGGGGGTAGATTGGTTGAGCAGTATGCTGAAGAGTGAGCTCAGACCAAGGAGAAAAACTTTTGAGAAACTGATTTATCATCTTTCTCAAGCAGATAAGTTGGATAACTCCCTATTCATTTTAGATTACATGCTTAGGTTAGGTTATGCTGTTAGAGAAAGTATTTTCCGTTCTCTAGTAAATAAACTTTGCAAAGATAATTCCCACCACATTGAGATGCAAGTGGGAAATATTGTCTGTGCAATTCAAGGTGGTTGA
- the LOC104090640 gene encoding protein ABCI12, chloroplastic isoform X1: MYTKLLHNNPTLTPPLSSIHAFRPISFPIFNHHFTPNLTTKPLYLHLQPKKSRTFISCAANSDSVKGSVNWAEFLEKWSPKNFLGADKLFRAISGATSSPIAQYIPSPFTFLHSVDPRIKLAWLFTLVILPAKSNIIMRLSLVLYLAILSILVQPEQVWKDQLGRVTLLSGILFIMLGLSTDSTPSLISSRAPPPSIMGLPPFPASLDGYKYVILKLGPLQLTRKGLSTATTSACLTFTIFQSASVFLSTTTPEQIAFALRWFISPLASFGVPVAEVILTLLLSLRFINLVFDEVRNVALGIVSRRINWQQLTILETIDVFFTYIRRIFRNIFVHAEQISQAMIVRGFRGDSTTHKIFLSADSSNGVANYISISCLFGLIAFVTLPKFLMQ; encoded by the exons ATGTATACTAAGCTCCTCCACAACAACCCAACACTAACACCCCCACTTTCTTCAATCCATGCCTTCAGACCCATATCCTTCCCAATATTCAACCACCACTTCACTCCAAACCTAACAACAAAGCCCCTTTATCTCCATCTTCAACCCAAAAAATCAAGAACCTTTATCAGCTGTGCAGCAAATAGTGATAGTGTTAAGGGTTCAGTGAACTGGGCTGAGTTCTTAGAAAAATGGTCCCCAAAAAACTTTCTTGGAGCTGATAAACTATTTAGAGCCATATCTGGTGCAACTTCAAGCCCCATTGCTCAGTACATACCTTCCCCTTTCACTTTCTTGCACTCTGTTGACCCCAGAATCAAATTG GCATGGCTCTTTACTCTGGTTATTTTACCGGCAAAATCAAATATAATCATGCGTTTGTCACTGGTTCTGTACTTAGCTATACTATCTATTTTGGTCCAACCTGAACAAGTGTGGAAG GATCAACTCGGGAGAGTCACACTGCTGTCCGGGATCTTATTTATAATGTTGGGCCTAAGTACAGACAGTACACCTTCCCTTATCTCTTCAAGAGCTCCCCCACCTTCAATAATGGGATTACCACCTTTTCCTGCGTCATTGGACGGTTATAAATATGTAATCTTGAAGTTGGGGCCATTACAACTCACTAGAAAGGGCTTATCAACCGCCACAACATCAGCATGCTTAACCTTCACT ATCTTCCAAAGTGCAAGTGTTTTCCTATCAACAACAACACCTGAGCAGATAGCTTTTGCATTGCGGTGGTTTATATCCCCTTTGGCAAGCTTTGGTGTCCCTGTTGCTGAAGTTATCCTTACTCTTCTGCTCTCCTTGAGATTTATCAATCTTGTGTTTGATGAG GTCAGAAACGTTGCTCTTGGTATTGTATCTCGTAGGATTAATTGGCAGCAGTTGACAATTTTGGAGACGATAGATG TTTTCTTCACATATATTCGTCGGATATTCAGAAATATTTTTGTTCACGCGGAGCAAATATCTCAG GCAATGATTGTTAGAGGTTTTCGAGGGGACAGCACCACTCACAAAATATTCTTATCGGCAGACTCATCTAATGGAGTTGCCAATTATATTTCCATATCATGCCTTTTTGGTCTGATAGCCTTTGTCACTTTGCCCAAGTTCCTTATGCAATGA
- the LOC104090640 gene encoding protein ABCI12, chloroplastic isoform X2 — translation MRLSLVLYLAILSILVQPEQVWKDQLGRVTLLSGILFIMLGLSTDSTPSLISSRAPPPSIMGLPPFPASLDGYKYVILKLGPLQLTRKGLSTATTSACLTFTIFQSASVFLSTTTPEQIAFALRWFISPLASFGVPVAEVILTLLLSLRFINLVFDEVRNVALGIVSRRINWQQLTILETIDVFFTYIRRIFRNIFVHAEQISQAMIVRGFRGDSTTHKIFLSADSSNGVANYISISCLFGLIAFVTLPKFLMQ, via the exons ATGCGTTTGTCACTGGTTCTGTACTTAGCTATACTATCTATTTTGGTCCAACCTGAACAAGTGTGGAAG GATCAACTCGGGAGAGTCACACTGCTGTCCGGGATCTTATTTATAATGTTGGGCCTAAGTACAGACAGTACACCTTCCCTTATCTCTTCAAGAGCTCCCCCACCTTCAATAATGGGATTACCACCTTTTCCTGCGTCATTGGACGGTTATAAATATGTAATCTTGAAGTTGGGGCCATTACAACTCACTAGAAAGGGCTTATCAACCGCCACAACATCAGCATGCTTAACCTTCACT ATCTTCCAAAGTGCAAGTGTTTTCCTATCAACAACAACACCTGAGCAGATAGCTTTTGCATTGCGGTGGTTTATATCCCCTTTGGCAAGCTTTGGTGTCCCTGTTGCTGAAGTTATCCTTACTCTTCTGCTCTCCTTGAGATTTATCAATCTTGTGTTTGATGAG GTCAGAAACGTTGCTCTTGGTATTGTATCTCGTAGGATTAATTGGCAGCAGTTGACAATTTTGGAGACGATAGATG TTTTCTTCACATATATTCGTCGGATATTCAGAAATATTTTTGTTCACGCGGAGCAAATATCTCAG GCAATGATTGTTAGAGGTTTTCGAGGGGACAGCACCACTCACAAAATATTCTTATCGGCAGACTCATCTAATGGAGTTGCCAATTATATTTCCATATCATGCCTTTTTGGTCTGATAGCCTTTGTCACTTTGCCCAAGTTCCTTATGCAATGA